In a single window of the Branchiostoma floridae strain S238N-H82 chromosome 2, Bfl_VNyyK, whole genome shotgun sequence genome:
- the LOC118409483 gene encoding transcription factor SOX-12-like, translating into MVPQNGNGSTGSTGTGVRVLPGWEHAAPAGSGPAGGKPTITNMESASDSDYDSDTSSSSVDSNVSANSNVTTSSDGTSASNDSGALVKSPSAGSNGAVSAKSKKSCRDGHIKRPMNAFMVWSQIERRKISEQAPDMHNAEISKRLGRRWKLLSAEERVPFIREAERLKVVHMETYPDYKYRPRKKVKKADEKPCSGSKNGKDKKKSKSKSKKSSGSKSSGGGAREQVRHSGAAQTTHREKALKVPKLKLTIDRRFRESIAASKAVELPPSQHTPPAKVPSSPTARTPDRAEPVSFYDDFEPIQRAVQAKPAAPVETQPEVQSETDAGLLQTCMDMDMNMDFMDLDIPGSSPFLDLNTVASHFDFQDYSTPEVSELIQGDWLEASLASLL; encoded by the exons ATGGTACCACAGAACGGGAACGGGAGTACGGGGAGCACCGGTACGGGGGTGAGGGTCCTGCCGGGCTGGGAGCACGCGGCGCCGGCCGGGTCAGGGCCTGCTGGCGGCAAGCCAACCATAACAAACATGGAGAGCGCCAGCGACTCGGACTACGACTCAGACACTTCGTCATCCAGCGTGGACTCCAACGTAAGTGCTAACTCTAACGTCACGACGTCATCCGACGGAACGTCCGCGTCGAACGACAGCGGAGCGCTGGTGAAGTCGCCTTCAGCCGGGTCCAACGGAGCGGTCTCCGCCAAGAGCAAGAAGTCTTGCCGGGACGGCCACATCAAGCGCCCGATGAACGCGTTTATGGTCTGGTCTCAGATCGAGCGCAGAAAGATCTCCGAGCAGGCACCTGACATGCACAACGCAGAGATCTCCAAGCGGCTGGGTCGGCGATGGAAGCTGCTCAGTGCCGAGGAGAGAGTTCCCTTCATCCGAGAGGCCGAGAGACTGAAAGTCGTGCACATGGAGACCTACCCGGACTACAAGTACAGACCCAGGAAAAAG GTGAAGAAGGCGGATGAGAAACCTTGCAGCGGATCAAAGAATGGGAAGGATAAGAAGAAGTCCAAGTCGAAATCCAAGAAGTCCAGCGGGAGCAAGTCGAGCGGCGGCGGTGCCAGGGAGCAGGTGAGACACAGCGGGGCGGCGCAGACCACTCACCGGGAGAAGGCGCTCAAAGTGCCGAAGCTGAAGTTGACGATCGACCGCCGCTTCAGGGAGAGCATCGCGGCGAGCAAGGCGGTGGAGCTGCCGCCTTCCCAGCACACGCCGCCCGCCAAGGTGCCGTCATCCCCCACGGCGCGTACACCGGACCGCGCCGAGCCCGTGTCGTTCTACGACGACTTCGAGCCGATCCAGCGGGCCGTCCAGGCCAAGCCGGCGGCACCAGTCGAGACCCAACCCGAAGTGCAGTCCGAGACGGACGCGGGTCTCCTCCAAACCTGTATGGACATGGACATGAACATGGACTTTATGGACCTTGACATTCCCGGCAGCAGTCCGTTTTTAGACCTGAACACCGTAGCGTCTCATTTCGATTTCCAGGACTACTCCACACCTGAGGTGTCCGAACTCATCCAGGGCGACTGGCTGGAGGCCAGCCTGGCGTCCCTACTGTGA